In Calliopsis andreniformis isolate RMS-2024a chromosome 8, iyCalAndr_principal, whole genome shotgun sequence, one DNA window encodes the following:
- the Tna gene encoding zinc finger MIZ domain-containing protein tonalli, which produces MVAAATATATATASVVAMQDRQDIPSQFNQMQSQHGIPHQTYNAGYAQRGPMAGMGPVGMSNFNSMGTMSTMSTMSPMHSMNSMNSMNSMNGMNSMNPMSMGGMNGMNGMNAMTPMNSMSNMGNMGMNNMMGPNNMQMNKMTMQAQPHQGYPRRLAPYPNPAMHMTQKRQQSPYAGPNPAAMQPGFNGMSTSQYPTNYPAAARPNFQPQYQPMQSMNPSAAGFGPNSMIRTNIRQTAPSYNTANQATANQYYGSNGIPVSMGPTTVGNQFVGHQPNSGYVAGASSYGAAAAATSQYQQDVASMRTTGAGNLNYQHSPIPGNPTPPLTPATSMPPYISPNPDIKPNFNEMKSPVNIQKDDELRLTFPVRDGIILPPFRLEHNLAVSNHVFQLKPTVHQTLMWRSDLELQLKCFHHEDRQMNTNWPASVQVSVNATPLVIDRGENKTSHKPLYLKDVCQPGRNTIQITVSACCCSHLFVLQLVHRPSVRSVLHGLLRKRLLTAEHCITKIKRNFSNTISNNGIQSEKDVVEQTALKVSLKCPITFKRITLPARGHDCKHIQCFDLESYLQLNCERGSWRCPVCTKPAQLEGLEVDQYMWGILNTLNTAEVEEVTIDSVANWKPAKNMTGIKSEEESDCKRMTKAMSPGSMNMPTMNNWDMNQAMSPYIPPDMSSIVSGSMMNNTPSTYGNNNINHRNSSGGSFDINSGTNTTTNNDYSNGTGPLSHLNESVNSLDPLNAMEKSLNDQMPHTPHTPHTPHTPHTPGGGNSGPPSVPPASQESTGNHNTSGSASTNINNDTADIPSDLNFDPAAVIDGEGTGQEALNLLPDNVVDPMELLSYLDPPDLNTPPSSGASSGNPSSSDDILALFE; this is translated from the exons ATGGTGGCAGCTGCCACCGCTACGGCCACCGCCACTGCCAGCGTGGTGGCCATGCAGGACCGCCAAGACATCCCCTCGCAATTCAATCAG ATGCAGAGTCAACATGGAATACCCCACCAAACGTACAATGCAGGGTACGCCCAAAGAGGACCAATGGCTGGAATGGGGCCAGTCGGGATGAGCAATTTCAACAGCATGGGCACCATGAGCACCATGAGCACCATGAGCCCAATGCACTCTATGAATTCCATGAATTCGATGAACAGTATGAATGGCATGAACTCTATGAATCCTATGTCGATGGGAGGTATGAACGGTATGAATGGTATGAACGCAATGACCCCCATGAACTCCATGAGTAACATGGGTAATATGGGCATGAACAATATGATGGGACCTAACAACATGCAGATGAACAAGATGACTATGCAG GCTCAGCCACACCAAGGCTATCCAAGGAGATTAGCACCTTATCCAAACCCTGCGATGCACATGACGCAAAAGAGGCAGCAGAGCCCTTACGCGGGTCCAAACCCAGCCGCGATGCAGCCAGGCTTCAACGGCATGTCGACGTCGCAGTACCCGACCAATTACCCCGCAGCAGCGAGGCCGAACTTCCAGCCTCAGTACCAGCCGATGCAGAGCATGAATCCCTCGGCTGCTGGCTTTGGGCCTAACTCGATGATACGCACCAATATAAGGCAAACCGCGCCGTCGTACAACACCGCCAACCAGGCGACAGCTAACCAATACTACGGCAGTAACGGTATACCGGTTAGCATGGGACCCACCACTGTCGGCAATCAATTCGTTGGCCACCAGCCGAATTCAGGATACGTCGCTGGCGCGTCTTCGTACGGGGCAGCCGCCGCTGCGACcagtcagtatcagcaggatgTGGCGTCAATGAGAACGACGGGGGCGGGGAATCTGAATTACCAGCACAGTCCTATCCCTGGCAATCCGACTCCTCCGTTAACCCCGGCGACCAGTATGCCCCCTTACATTAGCCCGAACCCAGATATCAAGCCCAACTTCAACGAAATGAAATCACCGGTTAACATTCAGA AGGACGATGAGTTGAGATTAACATTCCCTGTGAGGGATGGCATCATTCTCCCACCCTTCCGCTTAGAACATAATCTAGCTGTAAGCAACCACGTGTTCCAACTGAAACCTACGGTGCATCAAACGTTGATGTGGCGGTCCGACTTGGAACTGCAACTCAAGTGTTTCCACCATGAAGACAGGCAAATGAACACGAATTGGCCGGCAAGTGTGCAAGTATCTGTGAACGCCACGCCGCTGGTTATCGATCGTGGTGAGAACAAAACGTCCCACAAGCCCTTATATCTAAAAGATGTCTGTCAACCAGGAAGAAATACGATACAGATTACGGTGTCTGCATGTTGTTGT TCGCATTTGTTCGTGCTCCAATTAGTTCATCGACCAAGCGTACGAAGCGTACTTCATGGACTATTACGTAAAAGGTTACTCACGGCGGAGCACTGTATAACCAAAATCAAACGGAATTTCAGTAATACGATTTCGAACAATGGCATACAGTCGGAAAAAGACGTCGTAGAACAAACAGCACTTAAG gtATCCTTAAAATGTCCTATTACTTTTAAACGTATTACACTGCCAGCAAGGGGACATGACTGTAAGCACATACAGTGCTTCGATTTGGAGTCATATCTACAATTAAATTGCGAAAGAGGATCTTGGAGATGTCCTGTATGCAC gaAACCTGCACAATTGGAAGGTTTAGAAGTCGACCAATATATGTGGGGTATTTTAAACACATTGAACACTGCAGAAGTAGAAGAGGTGACGATAGACTCAGTCGCGAATTGGAAGCCAGCAAAGAACATGACTGGAATTAAATCGGAGGAAGAAAGCGACTGCAAAAGAATGACCAAAGCAATGTCACCTGGAAGTATGAACATGCCAACTATGAATAATTGGGATATGAATCAGGCGATGAGCCCGTACATACCACCCGACATGAGCAGCATTGTAAGCGGCTCTATGATGAATAACACGCCGTCTACGTacggaaataataatattaatcaccGCAATTCGTCGGGAGGATCTTTCGATATTAATTCCGGAACGAATACAACCACCAATAATGATTACAGCAACGGAACGGGACCTCTTTCACACTTAAACGAATCGGTCAATTCTTTAGATCCTCTTAATGCTATGGAAAAGTCGCTTAATGACCag aTGCCCCATACACCGCATACACCTCATACTCCTCATACGCCTCATACACCAGGTGGTGGAAACAGTGGTCCACCAAGTGTTCCTCCTGCGTCTCAGGAATCCACAGGAAATCATAACACGTCTGGTAGTGCGAGTACAAACATAAATAATGATACTGCAGATATACCATCAGACTTAAATTTTGATCCAGCTGCAGTAATAGACGGCGAGGGTACAGGTCAAGAAGCATTGAAT CTCTTGCCAGACAATGTTGTAGATCCAATGGAATTACTTTCGTACCTAGATCCCCCAGATCTGAATACCCCTCCTAGCAGTGGTGCTAGCAGTGGTAATCCTTCGTCGAGCGATGATATACTAGCACTCTTCGAATAA